One Nicotiana tabacum cultivar K326 chromosome 23, ASM71507v2, whole genome shotgun sequence genomic window, CGTGCTTTCTTCTGATCTCTGCTCCAGACATTCCATATGCAGACAGTTTGATCCATTCCGGCAGATGCTAGAAGGTGAGCTGCATGGTGAATAGTGTACATGAACATCATGAATACACGTATGCTATTGAATCATCAAAGTACCACACATCCGAAAATAAACAGTAAACTTAATACAAGTTCACAACTAAATGTTTACATCAAGTAATCTAGGAAGGTATTGACCCACATCATTGTAATAAAGTGaaaattattgagctttgttttcaAAGCATTCTTGGTTTTTGAATACCTAAAGCAAAAGTTTTTCATGTTTTTTGAACAGAGTAAAATtaaccctttttttttttcctaagaTGGCCCAAAACTTCTAACATTTTCACTTTAGCCATTCGATTTTTCCaaaaagttttaaatttttttttacgaaGTCTTGATTCATTTTGAAGTTGAGTAATTAGTTCTTTTCCTTATTGTTTTGGTTAAGGAAAAGAAAGCAAGTATCTATCTGATCCTTCTTTCGGTAAAGCATCTCCCCATTTGGAAAGAGTGTCCATCTTTATTGATATCACAAGTAAATATACAAAGTACACCAAGACACAAGCAAATATTTGGAGCAATCAATGTAAACTGATGGTCCAGTCTCATTCTAATAAATACATAAAGTGATGCAGTACATTTCACTGTGAGGTCAAATTTGAAGGGATTTGAAAACCACAAGGGAGTTCCGAATCTATTTCAACATCAGAGGCAGGAATTTggataaatatgaatatgggaaAAAGGACTAATATGAAACAAAAATCAATAGCTGTGATTCCACTTACCATGACTTGTAGACCACTGTACAGCATTAACTGATCTTGTGTGTCCATCAAGAACTACAGAGAGCCTTTCCGGCGTATGGCTCAAGTGTCCATGGACTTTAGTTTGATTTCTCAAAGCTGACAAAATATTATGTGGCAGAACTGAATCCAAAATGTTCCCTAAAACTGACGAAAAAAGACTTTACTCCATTAGGTTGCAGATAAAACTCAACTTGAATGCAGAATTCAGAGAAGTGATAACTACTgcacaaaaatatcataaatttgCACAATAAGAGAAGTTGCCAAGAAGTTCCTAGTTGCTTTCATGTTAGTAAATCTTCATATGCCTCCTTTGACACTTTGCATGACAACTTTAGTGACATCATCTCAAAACAAAGGTCTTCCTCACAAAGACATCAATTGCAATAAAAAAGTTGATGATTGCTTAAAAAACTTCTTTCACTAGGGTGAATGTTTGCCAAATGTCAAAAGCTGGGTCCAGTAAATTTTTATACTGAGCACTTTTCACACTAAATCAGCTGTTTAGATGATGTAATATGAATCGAACTGCAAGAGAATAAAAAGCAAAAGTTTGCTAAACATATGTGATGAGTGACAAGAAGATAAGCCCATAAAGTTCACTTGCTATTTCCAATCCTACCCGTATTTGAGTAGTAAAGGGATTGCTCCGGAGTTTATTGAAGTATGACCGAATTCACAAGCCAAATTAGTCATTTTCTCAAATGGTTCTAAATTATCAGCTACCATTCCACTGTCAAGCCCACTTCCTACAAACTAGGTTTCGACAAATCCACCACAGATTATAACTTATCTGGTTATGGTTTCCTTTTGGTTTCCATGGACAGTGGCCTCCTAACTTGGGTAGTTACTCTTATTCTTAACAAACAGCTCACCAAGGCTGGCTAGCAGCTAAGCGAATGGAGTAGTCATCTCAAGTAGATTGCTGATAGTATGCATAAGTTTTAATCTTATATACATTACACAAGAAGCTTCGGGTTacaagtttttcaaattttatctGGTAACGTAATAGTGAAGCATAAAACAATCAGCAATATAAAGGCGGCTGGTTATTTCGGGTTTCAGTTGTAATAAGCAATGATAAGTCAAGAGCAGGCACAGAGTTCCTGGAAGAGTCAGTCTTCATTCCTCAATGCATCAATCTGCCAAAAAACCATCAAAGATAATCCTCTCTTTTTCTCCCCCTCTTATATTATGCTGTTCTCCTCCACCAGGATCTGTTTAGTTCCCTAGTTCCTTGGATTAAGAAATGAGCTCTTAATATGCTTCTCGTCAGTAATAAACAACAGCTTGTTCTTTCACACAAAaataaaagtgctttttttttcttGGCAGCAATTACACATTTTCAATTCATCAACTTCTATTTTGTTATGATAGTGGTATCACATCAATTTGCGAGCACTTCGACAAATCCACATATAATCCTGTTTACCAAGGTTAGAGCAAATGAGCTCACACTTAGTGTATCACCTGTAAACTGAACCTGAATCGCTAGGCTGTAACTCCTACTGCCATGTCTCAAGCATTAAACCATCCCTATTGCGACAAATTCATCAATTTCTTCGAAATGGAAAGGAGCACAGTGAACCTTTTGGGCATAAACAATATTTCGGTATTTCTTAAATATTCACAAATACTAGTTTGACTATGAGTATTTGCAAGTAATTGAACTTCAGGTAAAATACTGAATTATTGGTTTGAACTAGTATTCAAgtaaaataatactccctcctctgtttttctttttagcccgtccaaaaaagaatgacatatttctatatttagtaacaatttaactttaaagtGCCTATTTTaccattaataaaataatttatagccCCACAAATAAATTTGAAACCACAAGTTCCAACTTTTTTTCTAATTAATCTTTGTGCTCAATCAAATATAATCACATAAATTGGGAGGGAGCGAGTATTGATTTTCACTCACAAACCTTCAACTTTAACAAACTTTATTTTTTGACACGTGAATTGCATGTCCAAATTTTAACATCCACAAACCTGGTGAAGTATTAGGGTAAGGCGGTGTGCTGGGCTCGTCTGGAACTTTTGCAGCTGAACCCATAGCAGCTCGCTCTCGCTTAGAAATGTACCTTCCTGGAAGAGAAACTTCCGCTGTAAGATTCGTGTTTGGATTGGACCTGTAGATGGGCAAAGGATTGTTAACTCGGTTACAATTCTCGAACTTGGCCCGTTTCTGTGGTGGCAATATGGGTCTAGAAAGTTCCTTTCCACCATTGTCGTCTTCTTCATCAGATGTTCCGCCATAGACTTTACACAACAGGTCCATTAGTTATTCTGGAGCtcaaaattaattaatcaaactaATAAATCAATCGAACTCGAACCCTAATTGATGCAAGTCGAGTTAACACTTCAATGGCAATGAAATCGAGCTAAACTTAGGGCAAAACTAAGATAATTCTTCAATTGATATTACTAAAGTTATATTACAGGGTAGTATATAATAGCGCGAAATGATCTCGTTGCATCCTAATCAACAAGGATAGAATGGGGAAATAACCAACAACTTAGGGGACCTAATTGTAATAATAGAAACTACTAATATTATTCTCGATGGACTGCAGTGTAAGGAAAAATAACTTTTGGGGCCTGAGTTCCTGCTTTTAGTTATTACAGCAGCATGTTTGGTCTTTAAGAAAAATAATCTGGGTAACAATATAGCCGCTCTAAAAATAATAActgataaatatatattttatatacattAGTGTATAATATACAAAAGATCTATATTCTATACATAATCAAtgcatattattttatatttgctagcgaatgtaattatttttggccgaTCGGCCAAATATATAACTTGCCCTCTAATCTATATCAGTTCAGTTGCATAACACACAATCATGGTTGACCATATCGTAAATCAAGTCAAACCTCAACTATAACACGCCACAATAACTTAAACTTTATTTTACTGCTTTTTTATTACTTTTTGTCTATTATTACTTCGATTTTGTTTGTTTACTATTGCATTTATTCCGCTCCAAATGTCCTTTCCTCtgtaacaacaaacaacaacccaatataattccactagtggggtctggagagggtagtgtgtacgcagaccttacccctaccctggggtagagatgCTGTTTCCGATAGAAACTCGGCTCtatccctccaagaacttcccaccttgctcttgacgtgactcgaactcacaacatcTTGGTTGGAAATGGAGGGTGCTCACCATtagagcaactcactcttgtcGTTGTCCTTTCCTCTAAATTGATGGATTTTTAGCATCCACTATCGCGATGAAAGAGAAGGATCATTGTCCATTGACATCAGAGTAACAGGAGTTTAACTATAGTGATTTAATTGAATTTAAATATAGATACTTCAGTATTGGAACGCGATGTACGAGTCTACTATAGCATAATGAATAATATAGCCGATTCCAACTAGTTTGTGCCTTTGTGAGATCATTTGATCGAAGTTGAATCTCATTTGATGGAAGTTGCCCAATATAACATTTTACATTACATGCCCTTACTAGAAAGGACAGAGTATCACATAACTATGGTGTAGATAAGAGAACGACAAAATTACACGAAAGGGGTCTGCCATCAAATggaaacattaaaaaaaaaatggatcTGAACAatgaaataatagaaaaaatataagtGCTTCTTCATCTTTGTACTGCATCTATCTGTCTGTGTATAGCTAACTATCAAGTATCAACTGGGATGGGCTACAATGTATTGGCCTACTTGTAAATCCATTCATTTGCACGGCCGCCAGATTCGTCCATATCTATGAAAATGCTCACTGCCTGTGGTTTATAACAAGAGAGAACAAGATTGAAAGCACACTTAGATGAACATTTACGTCGGATTGGCTGAAAAATTCAGACGAGTGACTCAACATCTGTCAACATAACCACCTTtgaaatgcaaaatttgatattATCTTCCTTTAGAGATGTGATTCATAGACGTCACAATTGCTTAATCCGAGAGTTCTTATAAGCTTATGATAGAGGTTTATGCAAAGCCTTAATACGACTAGCAAACAATGAGAGTAATCTTTTATTGTTGGAATCCTATATCATATGCATAGGATAACTGACTGAATAATAAGTGTTTGTTTGGTTTGGATTCAAAAATAATTCATGATTAGTTAGATAAGTAATAACTGATTAAAATTTTATCAATTTCTCTAAAATATAGCTGGCTATTTGTTAAGATTTTAAAGGTGATTCTTTTCAGAATAACCAAATAGTGATGCAGGTAATGAGATTGATATAATCAAAAGTTCAGAATAAGATGGCCTCAAGTATCAGCTAGAACTAATTTACCTTCCCTATACGAGGCCGCTCTTTCAACTTCTCAAGGCTATTTCGAACATGCGAAACAGCTCCCCAACATTTCAATGTGTTTGCCACATCATCTAGCCTCAGTAGGTACTCTTCTTCAGTTAGTGGAAAAGATCGCTTTAAAACAGAAGCATGAAGGCACATTAGATGGAAATCACGGAAACAATTTAGTATTCTATATTGATTCTCAACACATGCTACCACGTAAGATGCATGATTTGTGTTTTAACAGATTTCAAAGGATTTGAAAAAAGGTTTTTTAAAAAAGGTCACTCGAACATACtatctcgtttctctcaacttcTCACGGCAAGTAATAAACTTCATTTCCAAAGCCAAAAGGTTAGTTAATTTCTGAGTTCGACATTTGCTTTACTTGATCACTGCATAATGACGAGTATAATAACAGACCCAAGTCAGTCCAACTATTTAGTGAATCGGCAGTATCTAATTAAGCTAAAAAATTTATCAGCACCTTATCTAGTATATCAGCAGTATCTAATTAAGCTAAATTTAGAAGTTCTTCTCTCGGTCATTAGGTCAATGTTAACTGTTCAAATTTTCCCCCACTTGAAAGTGATTCTAATATAATTTAAGGAGATTTCTGCTCAATATCATTCCAAGTAATCTCCTATAATTTACTCCTCTTTCTGTATTATAAGATATATTCATCTTCTAAAACACTCGAGTAAAGGACTAGAAAGGAAAGTGCAGCATCACATCCGATATCATGCTTCTGACATGTTCCGTTAAATATCCCAACCCCAATTATGACAAGAAATCAAGACGAAAACTAAAAGGAGGAAAGGACAAAATGCAAAGTCATCGGTGAAATTTAGTTTGTTGGATATAAGATCTGAAGCATCTGAAGAACAAAGAAATTCAGCCATGGGTTTCAACGATTAGAGAATATTGAAGCGGATTTGGATCTTTAAGATGTTCAGTGTCTTTAGAGTGCTGAGATCTCCCAAGTGGAAAGTATAAGAGAAATAAACATTGATTCTTCACATACTGAACCTATGTCATGTTACACGTAGCTAAAATAAATTTGCTTTAGAGTTATCTATCACACTGGGAACATTTTACAAAATATTCATCaatcaaatggaagaaataaTTTAATGACAACCACCAAGTTCATTATGGAATGCTAGAGATATCAGCTCACCTGCTCCCTGTATTTCCACATAACGTTTAACGCAAGAAGATTTTTCCCCATGAATTCCTACATAAAAGGCATATAGAGAAACTAAGTTAAGCATCTAAATGATGTTATAGATTAACTGCAGAAAACCTTGCAATATCAATTGGAATTGTTTGAACGCTCTTTCTCTAGTCAGCTTTAGTGGTTAAATTGTCTTAAAAGAGCTGCCCAAATAATAAAAAGGTCATCTGAGTAACAAGTATAGATTGGATACCAAAAACTCTAAACCTAATAGACATAACTTTCTTTTGACAAAGAACTTTTAATTGGACTTGAAGCCAACAATATCTTTTAGTTGTTAATAGCATTAAACCGTCCAatagatttttgaaaattgaaattatGGAGAAGTTGCATCTAGATCTACTGTCAATCAAATAAGTGTAAAAGTTATAGATAGATCAGAAATGCTTTTTAAAGAATAAGAAAAGCAAGTACCTTCTTAATCAATTGAACATCATAGGACCTTCCATATTTATTCCTTATCAGAGCTGCAAGGTCTATTCCACTAAAAGCAGAGTCATCTCGCCCGATGATTCTTTCAAGATTATTCCTTAAAATTTCACTATTTACCTGACAAACTAAAAATTAGGATGCTTGTTTGACATTCAGACAATCAGAGACATGCATAGACACGAACAGCCGTATAAGTATATGTTGTGTGCATTATATTCTATATCCAAACAtctctttatgattttttttatttagcaTTCAAATAATTGAAGTGTAATTAACAAGTATAGGAAGCCAAGCAATGATGGAATTGCAACAGCAAGGGCATTTTTAACTTACAGATCCAGTTTCACTTTCTGTCGGTTTGTTACTATCTTCTGAGTCATCCGGATCCTTTGCATCACCAGTTGCAGCAGAAAAAATTGACCAGTTTTTTCTAGTATTTAGGTGGCGATAGCTAATAAACTTCTGACCTTTTGAAGGAAGCAATTCTTTCCAAGAAGATTCTACGTCTGTATAACGAAAACATGAAAATTTGCAACTTCTTTCCTTCAAAATATGCTCTGGACCTCCTAATGAACAGATACGAGGGTGCGTCCCCAGAGAACTCGTCATTCCAAAAAGATACAATCTGTAATTCCAAAAGACATGAATGACCGGACATCAAATTTAAGCTTGTGTTTGTGTAGCATAAACAAAGTTATCAGAACGCACAAGATAGGACAGTTGGTTAAAGTAATTGAGAACTAGTAGCTTTACCAATTCATTATGTTAGTATATAATAACTTTTTACGATAACAGGTTTGTGCAGAATTATTTCAGTTTCATAAAATCTAACCGCCACATGTTGAAAACAGGTACCATATAGAACTAGAGGGCTTTAAGATGCAATTAGGCCATACCTCAATGTCTAAGTGAAGAAAAGATTTTTTTGGCTTAATCAAACGTTGGCACAATAAGCTCATATTAGTCAAAGTATTTGGATACTTTTACACTTTCTTGATTCATACAGCCAAGAAGTTGTAGATATTTCGACAAGAAGAAACTCTGGACTACTCAGTATTGACTCATGAAAAGAATCATCTTTAGGTTACACTAACTATGTGTAAGTCTAAAAATGATTCACCCTATGTATCAAGAAGATGTTAGTCAGATGTCATACACAGCGATTTTCATGCTTATTATTGTATCCTTGCACCTCCATCCAACACTTTGTTCATATAGACATATGCTATATACAAAAGCTTTGACAACTTTGACAACCATAACACACACCCAATGTCCAATACCTGTACTTAATTCAAGCTAGTACCAGGGCGGATGTAGAGTGTAAGGTATGGGTTCATCCGAACCCAATTGCTTTGGCTTGGACCCTATATATGTATTTACAAATTTGCTAAATAAGAACAAATAATTGATTTCGAACCAAATACATGAAATGAGTTGTGGTAGAATCTCCAACTCAAATCTATAAAGTTCAAATCCTGGATCCACCTCCAGCTATAGCACAGACTCAAACATAAGGTTCACTGAAAAATCTGATCATAAACCACAGCTTCTTTAAGAAAAATGTATACGATCAACTCATTCTACAAGGAACCCACCCTGCACCTTCTGGATAAACATGAACTAACCATGGAAAAGTTTGTTCCTCCAAACTTTTCTTGCTCTTTCATAAAGTAGGACGCTGTAGCCACTTCGATTTACTCATTTCTAGGCTAATGTATATCATTCGATTCATCATCAAGTTTCCCTTATAGTTATCTTATGAAAAAAAGAAGCAGCTATAGCGACCTTCTCCCAAGAAACACTTCCAATATTTCCTACATCAATCAATTTTTGCTCTACTCCTCCATATCAACATGCCATTATCAGGGGCGGACCTAGCATATAAGTTATGAGTTTATCTGAACCCAATAACTTTGAGTTAGACCTTGTGTATTAGTCCAAAAATTCACTAAATAAgtacaaataatttatttcaaacaCATAAAGTTCAAATTCTGGATCATTGTAATCTACACATAACCTGGTATAATACAGAGTACTTATATAAGCTCTTTCTTACCAATATAATACACAACCCCTTTACAAACACTAAGTTAGACCAACACCTACAAATTATTCATCAAAATTTCCCCAAAAAAAGGGAAATTCAGAAATTAAGATTATATTCAAGATACATAACTGAATAATATTgacaaataaagataaaaaaagtTGGGAGAGGAAAGGACCTGGTGTAAGCAGCAGAGTCTAGCGTTTAGCTTTCAAGCTGTGTTGTAGTGAGGCCCAAGAAAGAAAAGGAGTTAGTTAAAAGGCGTAAGAGCTTTAAATTATGGTTGCTTTTGCTTCTACAACTAAAAATGAAATGGAAATTGTTTTCTCCTTTGTCACATGTGGATGTGGAGCAAAATGGATATGGACTCTAAAGTCTTATGGTGTGAGATCGTTCTCCCTTTTATTTTCATAGAACTAATTAATATAATTGTTATTTACACTaatatttggttttgtgtaaatattaagtGCAAATAAATATTTATCTTGGACTCGGTGTTTGCATatacatttttatattttaattgtgtTTAATTGATATGTATTTTCAATTTAGTTTATAACTACTAAGGTTAAACAAGGAATGTGAGTATgacaaaatttaattattatacatttgaaaaaataaatgagCTTTGTGGAGATATTTTATAATGCATATATTAATAACACGAGGGAACTAGATATTATGCTGAGATTAATTTCCTCTTTTTCCAGTAAGATGGATTTCAGTTTAATTATTTCACTAGAAATTTTCCTTTAAATTTGAAGATAAGTGACTTTGAATTTTTGCAATTATAAATGGAAAAAAGGCCTCCCAACTGTTTAGTAAGGGGCGGCCCAACCTCATCGGAGGCCTAAAGCAAAATCTTAATAAGaggctttaatatatatatatatataatatatatatatatataatttaatgaacatcgtttttaaaaaaattagacaagtgaggatgtggaattaaaaaaaatgagaacttagttttataaaatacaaaaaattaaatgaatttaacGTTGATTGCATCACAACTGACATGGGAGAACCCAGAAACACACAAGTGACTCCTTTTtttttagtaagtccctttctatatttggtaacaattcaactttagattTTTTTTTACCATTAATGATTTCTAGCCCAAaaatttttatgatttatttaagattacaagtttcaaaagccttcatttatttcataaaattcatgtccagtcaaacacttacatataaattgggacggagagagtataatttatgtaagaaaaataaataacaagTTAGATTATTAGATATAGTTAGGTGACCAACTAATGAATAtagaaatataattaagtaaaaaaagtaaaataagattgacagaaaactattttagttatattaattagaggaagaaatcgagttattaaaaattaatatgacaataaagaaataaatttatcaataataaaagataattatataCTACTATATATAGAAAATACTAGTAATTTTGGGGCCCTTAAATATTTGGGGCCTAAAGCAAGTGTTTCACTTGCTTTAGGGTTGGGCCGCCCCTGCCGATCACTTAAAATTGTACCTGATTGTCAATCCGGTAAACAAACTTATAATTTTACCATTTGAACACTTTACTTGACGGAATGAATATTAATAAATCACTTTGACCGTTGAATATGCTTATGTGGCAGTGACATAGGTAATATGGACAAAATGTGTGTCAATCACGCATAAAATACGCGTGAACAAAATAATCTGATttaaaataaatactaaaatcaaaaaaaaaattaaaaattacaaaatgaaaaagaaaagggaaaaattgaCCCCTCAtgtactatttttcttcttttcaccGGCAACCCCTCTGTGTTTATCTTCGCCAATCCACTCCTTATTTTATCCAGTTCTTTTCGTTCTCTTTCAAATTTTTCTCATCTCATTTTCTTATTCTTTATCAAATATAGTGAGTGGTTTGAGGAAAGAAAGGTTATGAGTTTTGAACTTAAGCAAGGAGAGAGCACCTTAGAGTTTTCGGCCAGATTCGATCTGAAGGCgtgttattttatttatgatttgggacttttTGAAAAAAAGATGTAGTCATTGGTTGGTCGCCGACGAACTAGAGGTGGCAGCCATGAGTTTTACTGGCGGTCAAAACTTATATCCCTAATTGAATTTAACAAAATTAAGAAGAGAAGTAGGAAAAGGGATGAAGGAAGCCAACTAATTTCTTGGATTTGGGATTTGTTGGAGGCTTTTTCGGTAGTCTATTAATTTACTGGTTTGGCGGGTTGGGGGAGGTGTTTGAGTGGAGAAGacaagtaaaaaataaaataaatttttgataaattaattttaaaaatgggACCCACAAATAACACATGTCACACAATAAATAATCTATCATATGACGTACTTGATATGTCATCTCAATTGATATACACGCTCGGTTGGATAGGTTTATTAGTATTTATTTCGTCATGTTAAAGTGTTCAaatagaaaaattgtaagtttattTACCGACATGTCAATCAGGTGCAAGTTTAAGCAGCCAGGTGGCCTTTTTGCCAGTATAAATTGCACCTAACGTGGTACTTTTGAAAAGAAGGGAATAATAAATTGCAAATAATTAAGCCAGTTTAAACCCGAGATCTTATGACTTAGAAAATCACATATTCTATTTTGTTGTCACTTAAATATGAATATGAGATTTTATGATTTTGCTTCCACTTCATTGCCACACCTTTAAAAAATTTAGGTACTCCcctcttcttctatttttccttttgaaaatggTCCCATTATTCATATTATCACTATTTGACATTTCAATGAGCTCTTTTTTCtggtgaagaaaaaaaagagagaaaaaagctCTTTTTTCTGAAATTAtaatgttttaaaagttttttttccgCAATGTTTTTAACATTTTAGTTATTCTTTACCATTT contains:
- the LOC107770239 gene encoding uncharacterized protein LOC107770239, translating into MTSSLGTHPRICSLGGPEHILKERSCKFSCFRYTDVESSWKELLPSKGQKFISYRHLNTRKNWSIFSAATGDAKDPDDSEDSNKPTESETGSVNSEILRNNLERIIGRDDSAFSGIDLAALIRNKYGRSYDVQLIKKEFMGKNLLALNVMWKYREQRSFPLTEEEYLLRLDDVANTLKCWGAVSHVRNSLEKLKERPRIGKAVSIFIDMDESGGRANEWIYK